A DNA window from Sphingomonas profundi contains the following coding sequences:
- a CDS encoding c-type cytochrome: MLLIAAVAIAAAMTLLIRHAIRAPAERLSHAQGMRLILWLGGVVPTVLLLALLVASLPMMRPIAMTAADLRIDVTGEQFWWRVGYRRAGAAPIASANEVRLPVGRTVALHLAAGDVIHSFWIPGLAGKMDMIPGRTNMLVVRATRAGRYRGVCTELCGLSHALMAFDVVAMPPAAFDAWLAAEAGPAAHGDALFRRYGCGGCHAIRGTGETGAIGPDLTRFGARSTLAAGVLPMTTANVANFIRHPEATKPGVRMPAFDAMPQDHATAIARYLQGLR; this comes from the coding sequence GTGCTGCTGATCGCCGCGGTGGCGATCGCGGCGGCGATGACCCTGCTGATCCGCCACGCGATCCGCGCGCCCGCCGAGCGGCTGAGCCACGCGCAGGGCATGCGGCTGATCCTGTGGCTGGGCGGGGTGGTGCCGACGGTGCTGCTGCTGGCGCTGCTGGTGGCGTCGCTGCCGATGATGCGGCCGATCGCGATGACGGCGGCCGACCTGCGCATCGACGTGACGGGTGAGCAATTCTGGTGGCGCGTCGGCTATCGGCGGGCCGGGGCAGCGCCGATCGCCAGCGCCAACGAGGTGCGCCTGCCGGTCGGCCGCACCGTGGCGCTGCACCTTGCGGCGGGCGACGTGATCCACAGCTTCTGGATCCCCGGGCTGGCGGGCAAGATGGACATGATCCCGGGCCGGACGAACATGCTGGTGGTCCGCGCCACCAGGGCCGGGCGGTATCGCGGAGTCTGCACCGAGCTCTGCGGGCTTTCCCACGCGCTGATGGCCTTCGACGTCGTCGCGATGCCGCCGGCCGCGTTCGACGCGTGGCTCGCCGCAGAGGCCGGGCCGGCGGCGCACGGCGACGCCCTGTTCCGGCGCTACGGCTGCGGCGGCTGCCACGCGATCCGCGGCACCGGGGAGACCGGCGCGATCGGGCCGGACCTCACCCGTTTCGGCGCCCGATCGACCCTGGCGGCCGGCGTGCTGCCGATGACGACGGCCAACGTCGCCAACTTCATCCGCCATCCCGAGGCGACCAAGCCCGGCGTTCGGATGCCGGCGTTCGACGCGATGCCGCAGGACCATGCGACCGCCATCGCCCGCTACCTGCAGGGCCTGCGATGA
- a CDS encoding UbiA family prenyltransferase, which translates to MAFAVAAAKRQGMAGDRGNGVAASDLREVRASERLRAAPPRPLVVDLDHTLVRTDTLVESIVWILFHAPFRLFAVLAALPAGRAAFKAAVARAARLDCASLPYDEEILALIRDRRTAGGEVHLVTAAHESIAAGVAAHLGLFDRVIGTAGDDNVKGARKAARIAAAIAGPYAYIGDSRSDVPVWAAAEERLIVSRRPDFVARIGREGIVPAAVLARPGGGPRAWVSALRLHQWPKNAILLAPLALSQQIGNPRAALTALAAFLLFGLVASATYIVNDLADLAADRVHATKRHRAFAAGRLSPLDGLAAAAALMAAGLGLAFALHAGFGLYLAGYVGLTLLYSFRLKREPLVDVLVIGGLFSLRILAGMAVLDQPISLWLTSFTMMLFTGLAMAKRHAEVIRAARTGRALPGRDYEPGDAPITAAIGVGAGVASTLVMLLYMQFEASLTGLYVRTGPLFVMPVVLASWLMRIWSRAQRGNLHDDPVIFALKDGVSWGHAAAIAILWVAAAY; encoded by the coding sequence TTGGCCTTTGCCGTCGCCGCCGCGAAGCGGCAGGGTATGGCCGGCGATCGGGGGAACGGAGTGGCGGCGAGCGATCTGCGGGAGGTACGGGCCAGCGAGCGGCTACGCGCGGCACCGCCACGCCCGCTCGTCGTCGATCTCGATCATACGCTTGTGCGCACCGATACGCTGGTCGAGAGCATCGTCTGGATCCTCTTCCACGCGCCGTTCCGGCTGTTCGCCGTGCTGGCGGCGCTGCCGGCCGGGCGGGCCGCGTTCAAGGCGGCGGTGGCGCGCGCGGCGCGGCTCGATTGCGCGAGCCTGCCCTATGACGAGGAGATACTGGCGCTGATCCGCGACCGGCGCACGGCGGGCGGCGAGGTCCACCTCGTCACCGCGGCGCATGAGAGCATCGCGGCGGGCGTCGCCGCCCATCTCGGCCTGTTCGATCGGGTGATCGGCACCGCCGGCGACGACAATGTGAAGGGTGCGCGCAAGGCCGCCCGCATCGCCGCCGCGATCGCCGGCCCCTATGCCTATATCGGCGACAGCCGATCGGACGTGCCGGTGTGGGCGGCGGCCGAGGAGCGCCTGATCGTCTCGCGGCGGCCGGACTTCGTCGCGCGGATCGGCCGCGAGGGGATCGTGCCGGCGGCGGTGCTGGCCCGGCCGGGCGGCGGGCCGCGCGCGTGGGTAAGCGCGCTGCGGTTGCACCAGTGGCCGAAGAACGCGATCCTGCTGGCGCCGCTCGCTCTGTCGCAGCAGATCGGCAATCCGCGCGCGGCGCTGACGGCGCTGGCCGCCTTCCTGCTGTTCGGCCTCGTCGCCTCGGCCACCTATATCGTCAACGATCTGGCGGATCTGGCTGCCGATCGCGTCCATGCCACCAAGCGCCACCGCGCCTTCGCCGCCGGCCGCCTCTCGCCGCTGGACGGGCTGGCGGCGGCGGCGGCGCTGATGGCGGCGGGGCTGGGCCTCGCCTTCGCGCTCCACGCCGGCTTCGGCCTCTATCTGGCGGGCTATGTCGGGCTGACGCTGCTCTACTCGTTCCGGCTGAAGCGGGAGCCGCTGGTGGACGTGCTGGTGATCGGCGGCCTGTTCTCGCTGCGTATCCTGGCCGGCATGGCGGTGCTGGACCAGCCGATCTCGCTCTGGCTCACCTCGTTCACGATGATGCTGTTCACCGGGCTGGCCATGGCCAAGCGGCATGCCGAGGTGATCCGCGCCGCACGCACGGGCCGCGCCCTGCCGGGGCGCGACTATGAGCCCGGCGACGCGCCGATCACCGCCGCGATCGGCGTGGGCGCGGGCGTGGCCTCCACTTTGGTGATGCTGCTCTACATGCAGTTCGAGGCGAGCCTGACCGGCCTCTACGTGCGCACCGGGCCGCTGTTCGTGATGCCGGTGGTGCTGGCGTCGTGGCTGATGCGCATCTGGTCGCGCGCGCAGCGCGGCAACCTGCACGACGATCCGGTGATCTTCGCCCTGAAGGACGGGGTGAGCTGGGGCCATGCCGCGGCCATCGCGATCCTGTGGGTCGCGGCGGCCTACTGA
- a CDS encoding c-type cytochrome: MTIRLTWARAATALLGLAVAGLLFAWSGVFNVAASSGHWAVTDWFLHWTMRNSVRTYAAFTAPAEPADAAGLVSAAGLYDTSCAVCHGAPGRRPSPVMQAATPPAPDLTVTAREWSDAELFRIIAHGVKFTGMPAWGAPDRPDEVRRMVAFVRRLPAMSPAAYRALAGPRAGCTTCHGGDGRGRGQADIPILGGQRPAYLLAALKAYAAGTRHSAVMGNAAAALSDADMRSLAGLFAAMPGLGTAQSGGSPAARAIVERGLPQRQLPACISCHAPGRPYPILTGQRAAYIAQRLRRWRGEEAVVDARKSHATMPVIARRIPEALIDPVAELLAGPCGAGNADCARTPD; the protein is encoded by the coding sequence ATGACGATCCGCCTCACCTGGGCGCGCGCCGCCACCGCCTTGCTGGGACTGGCGGTGGCGGGGCTGCTGTTCGCCTGGTCCGGCGTGTTCAACGTCGCCGCCTCGTCCGGCCACTGGGCGGTGACGGACTGGTTCCTGCACTGGACGATGCGCAACTCGGTGCGCACCTATGCCGCCTTCACCGCGCCGGCCGAGCCGGCCGATGCCGCCGGCCTCGTCAGCGCCGCCGGCCTCTACGACACCTCCTGCGCGGTCTGCCACGGCGCGCCGGGCCGCCGACCCTCGCCGGTGATGCAGGCGGCGACGCCGCCGGCGCCCGACCTCACCGTCACCGCGCGCGAGTGGAGCGACGCCGAGCTGTTCCGCATCATCGCCCACGGCGTGAAGTTCACCGGCATGCCCGCCTGGGGCGCGCCCGACCGGCCGGACGAGGTGCGCCGCATGGTCGCCTTCGTCCGCCGGCTGCCGGCGATGAGCCCGGCCGCCTATCGCGCCCTGGCCGGCCCGCGCGCCGGCTGCACGACCTGCCACGGCGGCGACGGGCGCGGGCGCGGACAGGCGGACATTCCGATCCTCGGCGGGCAGCGGCCGGCCTATCTGCTCGCCGCGCTGAAGGCCTATGCCGCCGGCACGCGCCACAGTGCGGTGATGGGCAATGCCGCCGCCGCCCTCTCCGATGCCGACATGCGGAGCCTGGCCGGCCTGTTCGCGGCGATGCCGGGCCTGGGCACGGCGCAGTCCGGCGGATCGCCGGCGGCCCGCGCCATCGTGGAGCGCGGCCTGCCGCAGCGGCAGCTGCCCGCCTGCATCAGCTGCCACGCGCCCGGCCGGCCCTATCCGATCCTGACCGGCCAGCGCGCCGCCTATATCGCGCAGCGGCTGCGCCGGTGGCGCGGCGAGGAGGCGGTGGTCGACGCGCGCAAGAGCCACGCGACGATGCCCGTCATCGCCCGCCGCATCCCCGAGGCGCTGATCGATCCGGTGGCGGAACTGCTGGCCGGCCCCTGCGGCGCGGGTAATGCGGACTGCGCGCGGACGCCGGACTGA
- a CDS encoding cytochrome c oxidase assembly protein gives MRRAALIAGAALLPAGWAAAAAGGMTGHMAGHMIAVAVAAPLIAWGIGGTAADPARRWPRLVTPMAMMLVELVTVWSWHLPALRALADGGWPWLVAEQACFVAAGVLLWAAVLGAGPDRRAAGIGALLLTSMHMTLLGALIGLAPRPLYAHHHGLQDQQIGGVVMLMVGAASYFVGGLAMLADLLRTKPGVRA, from the coding sequence GTGAGGCGCGCCGCCCTGATCGCGGGCGCGGCGCTGCTGCCGGCGGGCTGGGCGGCGGCCGCCGCCGGCGGAATGACGGGCCACATGGCCGGCCACATGATCGCCGTGGCCGTCGCCGCGCCGCTGATCGCCTGGGGGATCGGCGGCACGGCGGCCGATCCCGCCCGACGCTGGCCGCGGCTGGTGACGCCGATGGCGATGATGCTGGTGGAACTCGTCACCGTGTGGAGCTGGCACCTGCCGGCCCTGCGCGCGCTGGCGGACGGCGGCTGGCCGTGGCTGGTGGCGGAGCAGGCCTGCTTCGTCGCGGCAGGCGTGCTGCTGTGGGCGGCGGTGCTGGGCGCGGGGCCGGATCGGCGGGCGGCGGGCATCGGCGCGCTGCTGCTCACCTCGATGCACATGACCTTGCTGGGTGCGCTGATCGGCCTCGCCCCCCGGCCGCTCTACGCGCACCATCACGGCCTGCAGGATCAGCAGATCGGCGGCGTGGTGATGCTGATGGTGGGGGCGGCGAGCTACTTCGTCGGCGGGCTGGCGATGCTGGCCGATCTGCTGCGCACGAAGCCCGGCGTGCGCGCATGA
- a CDS encoding HlyD family type I secretion periplasmic adaptor subunit: protein MVYQLPGAVLAGDDHRDIVDADPERSLRRSMRAGMIVVAVLVFGLFGLASIVQVAGAVIGYGEVTVESKVKKIGHPTGGVIAEVYVRDGDRVKAGQPLMRLDSTVTSVNAEVTGESLDQLLADKARLTAERDGAGAIAFPRDLLARGDPSARAAVAEARRLFALKRGSVTGQRAQLVERVKQLEQQIESYRVQIAAGQEQMRLIGPERESVRELWNKQLVTTSRLNQLERTAVDLKGTAASLQANIAQTRARITETRQQMIQLDQDARTSAGAELAEVTRKLAEQQVNTVNAGDVYGRSTIRAPYAGVVDKLAYTTVGGVVPAGATIVEIVPDTDRLTVEAKISPGDIDQLSPGQPAVLRFSAFSAPTTPELNGTVARIAPERTMDERTGSSFYIVRVDVSAGELKRLGGLKLVPGMPVEAFIQTGRRSLMSYVTKPLRDQLRRSFREG from the coding sequence ATGGTCTACCAGCTGCCCGGCGCCGTGCTCGCCGGCGACGACCACCGCGACATCGTCGATGCGGATCCGGAGAGGTCGCTCCGCCGCAGCATGCGCGCGGGCATGATCGTCGTCGCGGTGCTCGTGTTTGGCCTGTTCGGCCTCGCCTCGATCGTGCAGGTGGCCGGCGCGGTGATCGGCTACGGCGAGGTCACGGTCGAATCCAAGGTCAAGAAGATCGGCCATCCCACCGGCGGCGTGATCGCCGAGGTGTATGTGCGTGACGGCGATCGGGTGAAGGCGGGCCAGCCGCTGATGCGCCTCGATTCCACCGTCACCAGCGTGAACGCCGAGGTGACGGGCGAGAGCCTGGACCAGCTGCTGGCCGACAAGGCCCGCCTCACCGCCGAGCGGGACGGCGCGGGCGCGATCGCCTTTCCGCGCGATCTGCTGGCGCGCGGCGATCCCTCCGCCCGCGCCGCCGTGGCCGAGGCGCGGCGGCTGTTCGCGCTGAAGCGCGGCTCCGTCACCGGCCAGCGCGCCCAGCTGGTCGAGCGGGTGAAGCAGCTGGAGCAGCAGATCGAGAGCTATCGCGTGCAGATCGCCGCCGGGCAGGAGCAGATGCGCCTGATCGGGCCGGAGCGGGAGAGCGTGCGAGAGCTGTGGAACAAGCAGCTCGTCACCACCAGCCGGCTGAACCAGCTGGAACGCACCGCCGTCGACCTGAAGGGCACCGCCGCATCGCTGCAGGCGAACATCGCCCAGACGCGGGCGCGCATCACCGAGACGCGCCAGCAGATGATCCAGCTCGATCAGGATGCCCGCACCAGCGCCGGCGCCGAACTGGCCGAGGTGACGCGCAAGCTGGCCGAGCAGCAGGTCAACACGGTGAATGCCGGCGACGTCTACGGGCGCAGCACGATCCGCGCACCCTATGCCGGGGTGGTCGACAAGCTGGCCTACACCACGGTCGGCGGGGTGGTGCCGGCGGGCGCCACCATCGTCGAGATCGTGCCCGATACCGACCGGCTGACGGTGGAGGCCAAGATCAGCCCCGGCGACATCGACCAGCTGAGCCCCGGCCAGCCGGCGGTGCTGCGCTTCTCCGCCTTCAGCGCCCCGACCACGCCGGAGCTGAACGGCACCGTCGCCCGCATCGCGCCGGAGCGGACGATGGACGAACGGACCGGCAGCAGCTTCTACATCGTCCGCGTGGACGTGAGCGCCGGGGAGCTGAAGCGGCTCGGCGGGCTGAAGCTGGTGCCCGGCATGCCGGTGGAGGCCTTCATCCAGACCGGGCGGCGCTCTCTGATGTCCTACGTCACCAAGCCGCTGCGCGATCAGCTGCGGCGATCCTTCCGCGAGGGCTGA
- a CDS encoding TolC family outer membrane protein, with translation MPRRRAEGPRLAAAWAVLAAVAAIGPAARAETLADAIATAYRTNPQLQAQRAGVRAVDEQLVQAKSGYGPTLTARVGRNYSSETNYLPNGRNRASATANSYTGTVDQPLFTSGRLSGGVRVAHANIDTARETLRQTEANVLTAVITAYVAVRRDRQLLGIAQENLALLSRQREDTDARLRGREATATDFSQTEVRVNFALARVKEATAALEVSRGQYLLAVGALPGDLAPEPPLAGMPLSLDQAYGVADENNPSLLAAMAREHASRAAIGTARAEFGPVVSLQASGGRDTVTQFIDSRRDFFVGGVVATVPVFNSGLTSSRVREAQKRNDQDWYLVDQTRREVRQAIAQSWDQMIGARGTIADYRNAVVSAEAAYAGAREQERAGVRTTLDVLDQTRDLLDARTALAQALANEYLTRANLLASMGVLEAPRLVEAVVPYDPQRNLRRVRDVLIPPYQPLLHAADAALQSPVRDRRPRDPAAGTLKPGSGPMPPAPAVQTIP, from the coding sequence ATGCCGCGCCGACGGGCAGAAGGGCCGCGGCTGGCGGCGGCGTGGGCCGTGCTCGCGGCCGTGGCAGCGATCGGCCCCGCCGCGCGGGCCGAGACGCTGGCCGATGCGATCGCCACCGCCTACCGCACCAACCCGCAGCTGCAGGCGCAGCGCGCCGGCGTGCGCGCGGTGGACGAGCAGCTGGTGCAGGCGAAGTCGGGCTACGGCCCCACCCTCACCGCCCGCGTCGGCCGCAACTATTCCAGCGAGACGAACTATCTGCCCAACGGCCGCAATCGGGCGAGCGCGACGGCCAACAGCTATACCGGCACGGTCGACCAGCCGCTGTTCACCTCCGGCCGGCTCAGCGGCGGCGTGCGCGTGGCCCACGCCAACATCGATACCGCGCGCGAGACCCTGCGGCAGACGGAGGCGAACGTGCTCACCGCCGTCATCACCGCCTATGTCGCCGTGCGGCGGGATCGGCAGCTGCTGGGCATCGCGCAGGAGAATCTCGCGCTGCTCTCGCGCCAGCGCGAGGATACGGATGCGCGGCTGCGGGGGCGCGAGGCGACCGCCACCGATTTCTCGCAGACCGAGGTGCGGGTGAACTTCGCCCTCGCCCGGGTGAAGGAGGCGACGGCGGCGCTGGAGGTGAGCCGCGGCCAGTATCTGCTCGCGGTAGGCGCGCTGCCGGGCGATCTGGCGCCGGAGCCGCCGCTGGCCGGCATGCCCCTCTCGCTCGACCAGGCCTATGGCGTGGCGGACGAGAACAACCCCTCGCTGCTGGCCGCTATGGCACGCGAGCATGCATCGCGCGCCGCGATCGGCACGGCGCGGGCGGAGTTCGGCCCGGTCGTGTCGCTGCAGGCGTCCGGCGGGCGCGATACCGTCACCCAGTTCATCGACAGCCGGCGCGACTTCTTCGTCGGCGGCGTGGTGGCGACGGTGCCGGTGTTCAACTCCGGCCTCACCTCCTCCCGCGTGCGGGAGGCGCAGAAGCGCAACGATCAGGACTGGTATCTCGTCGATCAGACGCGCCGCGAGGTGCGCCAGGCGATCGCCCAGTCGTGGGATCAGATGATCGGCGCGCGCGGCACGATCGCCGATTATCGCAACGCCGTGGTCAGCGCCGAGGCCGCCTACGCCGGCGCGCGCGAGCAGGAGCGCGCGGGCGTGCGCACCACGCTGGACGTGCTGGATCAGACGCGCGACCTGCTGGATGCGCGCACCGCCTTGGCGCAGGCGCTCGCCAACGAATATCTCACGCGAGCGAACCTGCTCGCCAGCATGGGCGTGCTGGAGGCGCCGCGGCTGGTGGAGGCCGTGGTGCCCTACGATCCGCAGCGCAACCTGCGCCGCGTGCGGGATGTGCTGATCCCGCCCTACCAGCCGCTGCTGCACGCGGCCGACGCGGCGTTGCAGAGCCCGGTGCGCGATCGGCGCCCACGCGATCCGGCGGCCGGCACGCTGAAACCCGGCAGCGGGCCGATGCCCCCGGCGCCCGCCGTGCAGACGATACCTTGA
- a CDS encoding DMT family transporter, translating to MTPLAFVLVLFSVCCNALAQLLLKAAVTRAGTLTPVTMGLRLAGDAGFWGGVTAFGASFALWLLVLARLPVSVAYPLASLGYVLAAGLGVAVLGEPLTALRIAGVLTICAGVVLLTATA from the coding sequence ATGACCCCGCTCGCCTTCGTCCTCGTGCTGTTCAGCGTGTGCTGCAACGCGCTGGCGCAACTGCTGCTGAAGGCGGCGGTGACGCGTGCGGGCACGCTGACCCCGGTGACGATGGGCCTGCGGCTGGCCGGCGACGCCGGTTTCTGGGGCGGCGTGACCGCCTTCGGCGCCAGCTTCGCCCTCTGGCTGCTGGTGCTGGCGCGGCTGCCGGTTAGCGTCGCCTATCCGCTCGCGTCGCTCGGCTACGTGCTGGCCGCAGGCCTCGGCGTAGCGGTGCTCGGCGAGCCGCTGACGGCGCTGCGGATCGCCGGCGTGCTCACCATCTGCGCCGGCGTGGTGCTGCTGACCGCCACCGCCTGA
- the ctaD gene encoding cytochrome c oxidase subunit I yields MSAQDDPALRRAQEERLRAAWQPPKGLFLRWTDVNNNRVGVWYTLTAFAFMLFAGVLALVMRAQLAVPENDLVSAGTFNQLFTLHGSMMMFLFAVPMFEAVSIILLPQLLGARDLPFPRLSAFGYWSFLIGGVFVGGSIFFNAAPDGGWFMYPPLTTRTDLSGLGADIWMLGLSFIEVSSVAAAVELIVGVLKCRPPGMRLNLMPLYAWYILVVAVMILFAFPPLIAGDILFEMERLLGWPFFDAARGGDPLLWQHLFWIFGHPEVYIVFLPSIALFAMLIPTFAQRHLLGYPWIVLAAVGTAFLSFGLWVHHMFATGLPKISLAFFSAASEVVAIPTGIQVFAFIATLWAGRVIWSTPLLYAVGSIAIFTIGGLTGVMVAIAPFDWQAHDTYFVVAHLHYVLIGGTLLPLFGGLYYYWPLVTGKTLSDRIGRAAFWILFAGANLAFFPMHLSGLAGMPRRVFTYPAELGIGGLNLASTIGAYLSAFGVLLIVIDLALSPRRAKAPRNPWNAGTLEWLSHPDDENWGIRSVPLIESRYPIWDQRDFVAKVDEGRFFLPDAEEGRRETIVTSVLDARPIQVLRLGTPSVIPMLTAVALGSVFILTTFHLYATALAGAVATLACVLTWLWTGTAEIPEKPCKAIGHGLVVPLYLSGPAAGGWWAMFITMMADATAFSGLVFGYYFYWTIHPDFPPPDAAGPGMLWPMAALALTLVGWGATVAARQVHAAGWIGAARALLALAIAATLASLAAGLAGPWTTGLDPARHVYPAIVWTLAIWTAAHAGIGAICQSYALARSLAGRMTPVYDADLRNITVYMHFLALTALVAYATIGLFPEAAA; encoded by the coding sequence ATGAGCGCCCAGGACGATCCCGCGCTGCGCCGCGCGCAGGAGGAGCGGCTACGCGCGGCGTGGCAGCCGCCTAAGGGGCTGTTCCTGCGGTGGACCGACGTGAACAACAATCGCGTGGGCGTGTGGTACACCCTGACGGCGTTCGCCTTCATGCTGTTCGCCGGCGTGCTGGCGCTGGTGATGCGGGCGCAGCTGGCGGTGCCGGAGAACGATCTCGTCTCGGCCGGCACGTTCAACCAGCTGTTCACGCTGCACGGCTCGATGATGATGTTCCTGTTCGCGGTGCCGATGTTCGAGGCGGTCTCGATCATCCTGCTGCCGCAGCTGCTCGGCGCGCGGGATCTGCCGTTCCCGCGCCTATCGGCCTTCGGCTACTGGAGCTTCCTGATCGGCGGCGTCTTCGTCGGCGGATCGATCTTCTTCAACGCCGCGCCCGATGGCGGCTGGTTCATGTACCCGCCGCTCACCACCCGCACCGACCTGTCGGGGCTGGGGGCGGACATCTGGATGCTGGGCCTCAGCTTCATCGAGGTATCGTCGGTGGCGGCGGCGGTGGAGCTGATCGTGGGCGTGCTGAAGTGCCGCCCGCCGGGCATGCGGCTGAACCTGATGCCGCTCTACGCCTGGTACATATTGGTGGTCGCGGTGATGATCCTGTTCGCCTTCCCGCCGCTGATCGCCGGCGACATCCTGTTCGAGATGGAGCGGCTGCTGGGCTGGCCCTTCTTCGATGCGGCGCGGGGCGGCGATCCGCTGCTGTGGCAGCACCTGTTCTGGATCTTCGGCCATCCGGAAGTCTACATCGTCTTCCTGCCCTCGATCGCGCTGTTCGCGATGCTGATCCCCACCTTCGCCCAGCGCCACCTGCTCGGCTATCCGTGGATCGTGCTGGCGGCGGTGGGCACGGCCTTCCTCAGCTTCGGCCTGTGGGTGCACCACATGTTCGCCACGGGACTGCCCAAGATCAGCCTCGCCTTCTTCTCGGCCGCGTCTGAGGTGGTGGCGATCCCCACCGGCATCCAGGTGTTCGCCTTCATCGCCACCCTGTGGGCGGGGCGGGTGATCTGGTCCACGCCGCTGCTCTACGCCGTGGGATCGATCGCGATCTTCACCATCGGCGGGCTCACCGGCGTGATGGTGGCGATCGCCCCGTTCGACTGGCAGGCGCACGACACCTATTTCGTCGTCGCCCACCTCCATTATGTGCTGATCGGCGGCACCTTGCTGCCGCTGTTCGGCGGCCTCTATTACTACTGGCCGCTGGTGACGGGAAAGACGCTGTCGGACAGGATCGGCCGCGCCGCCTTCTGGATCCTGTTCGCCGGCGCCAACCTGGCCTTCTTCCCGATGCACCTCTCCGGCCTGGCCGGCATGCCGCGCCGCGTGTTCACCTATCCGGCGGAACTCGGGATCGGCGGGCTGAACCTCGCCTCCACGATCGGCGCGTATCTGTCCGCTTTTGGCGTGCTGCTGATCGTGATCGATCTGGCGCTCTCGCCACGCCGCGCCAAGGCCCCGCGCAACCCGTGGAACGCCGGCACGCTGGAATGGCTGTCCCACCCGGACGACGAGAATTGGGGCATCCGCTCCGTGCCGCTGATCGAGAGCCGCTATCCCATCTGGGACCAGCGGGACTTCGTGGCGAAGGTGGACGAGGGCCGCTTCTTCCTGCCCGACGCCGAGGAGGGGCGGCGCGAGACGATCGTCACCTCCGTGCTGGATGCGCGGCCGATCCAGGTGCTGCGGCTCGGCACGCCCAGCGTGATCCCGATGCTCACGGCGGTCGCGCTGGGCAGCGTGTTCATCCTCACGACCTTCCATCTCTACGCCACGGCGCTGGCGGGTGCGGTGGCGACGCTCGCCTGCGTGCTGACCTGGCTGTGGACGGGCACGGCCGAGATACCGGAGAAGCCGTGCAAGGCGATCGGCCACGGTCTGGTCGTGCCGCTCTACCTATCCGGCCCGGCGGCCGGCGGCTGGTGGGCGATGTTCATCACGATGATGGCGGACGCCACGGCCTTTTCCGGCCTGGTCTTCGGCTATTATTTCTACTGGACGATCCACCCCGATTTCCCGCCGCCGGACGCGGCCGGGCCGGGCATGCTGTGGCCGATGGCGGCGCTCGCCCTCACCCTCGTCGGCTGGGGCGCCACGGTGGCGGCGCGGCAGGTGCATGCGGCCGGGTGGATCGGCGCGGCGCGGGCGCTGCTGGCGCTGGCTATCGCCGCCACGCTCGCCAGCCTCGCCGCCGGCCTCGCCGGGCCGTGGACCACCGGGCTCGATCCGGCGCGCCACGTCTACCCCGCGATCGTGTGGACGCTGGCGATCTGGACGGCGGCGCATGCCGGCATCGGCGCGATCTGCCAGAGCTATGCGCTGGCCCGCAGCCTGGCCGGCCGAATGACGCCCGTATATGATGCCGATCTGCGCAACATCACCGTCTACATGCACTTCCTCGCGCTCACCGCGCTGGTCGCCTACGCCACGATCGGCCTGTTCCCAGAGGCGGCGGCATGA
- a CDS encoding cysteine hydrolase family protein, translated as MEMAGAAGAASNGAEAAGAIAPARDRSGGRTALLIVDMINDLDFVGSRTMRRDAVRIAATIADLRRLAAARDVPVVFINDNFGQWHSERTRLVEHARRPGSQGRAIVDQLEPDAEDFFVIKPQFSGFYATNLPVLLPKLGVRRLILTGLATDICVLFTAADAHMRDYDMWVPRDCVAGTNPERDRWALELMRQSMAAEVRPTSELTLDAWLGNPATQG; from the coding sequence ATGGAGATGGCGGGCGCGGCCGGAGCGGCGAGCAATGGCGCGGAAGCGGCGGGGGCGATCGCACCCGCCCGCGATCGCAGTGGCGGGCGGACGGCCCTGCTGATCGTCGACATGATCAACGATCTCGACTTCGTCGGCAGCCGGACGATGCGCCGCGATGCGGTGCGGATCGCGGCCACGATCGCCGACCTGCGGCGGCTGGCGGCGGCGCGCGACGTGCCGGTCGTCTTCATCAACGACAATTTCGGCCAGTGGCATTCCGAGCGGACGCGCCTGGTGGAACATGCCCGCCGCCCCGGCAGCCAGGGCCGCGCGATCGTGGACCAGCTGGAGCCGGACGCGGAGGACTTCTTCGTCATCAAGCCGCAATTCTCCGGCTTCTACGCGACGAACCTGCCGGTGCTGCTGCCCAAGCTCGGCGTGCGACGGCTGATCCTCACGGGTCTCGCCACCGACATCTGCGTGCTGTTCACCGCCGCCGACGCGCACATGCGCGACTATGACATGTGGGTGCCGCGCGACTGCGTGGCCGGCACCAACCCGGAACGCGACCGCTGGGCGCTGGAGCTGATGCGGCAGAGCATGGCGGCCGAGGTGCGGCCGACCAGCGAACTGACGCTCGACGCCTGGCTCGGCAACCCGGCGACGCAGGGCTGA